The following are encoded together in the Montipora foliosa isolate CH-2021 chromosome 12, ASM3666993v2, whole genome shotgun sequence genome:
- the LOC137979675 gene encoding uncharacterized protein, which yields MACHSGMPIPQVLRATTLEKSVFDHKKWLKEFNSSRNRKQLRMEIMHQTLEVCKNFKYALEDGTEVAFSDRNSVSKDAQKTVLHKEVSPPKRKVKDDVFETTITVVNADCLEVASQLKSEGFNPAVLNMASSRRPGGGYLSGAGAQEENLFRRTNYVQHLADPDKEFDPERKWTYRLPEFSCVYSTNVFIIRASEAEGYAFLPHPVSMSFLALSAYCSPPLTCNKQKLNQEVADKTKQKMRCMFATGLHYGHDSLVLSALGCGAFRNPPRHVAQLFKEVLTEKEFVNRYKVISFAIIDDHNAKGIGNYQPFFDVFSLTSS from the exons ATGGCCTGCCACTCTGGAATGCCAATTCCACAGGTACTACGAGCCACAACCTTAGAGAAGTCGGTTTTCGACCACAAAAAATGGCTCAAGGAGTTCAACTCTTCAAGAAATCGCAAACAGCTCAGAATGGAAATTATGCACCAAACGCTCGAAGTTTGCAAAAACTTCAAGTATGCACTAGAAGATGGAACCGAGGTTGCATTTTCTGACCGTAACAGCGTATCAAAAGATGCCCAAAAAACAGTGCTGCACAAAGAGGTGTCTCCGCCCAAACGCAAAGTGAAAGATGATGTTTTTGAAACCACAATAACGGTGGTGAATGCTGATTGCCTTGAGGTGGCTAGCCAATTGAAGAGCGAGGGATTTAATCCAGCTGTGTTGAACATGGCCTCATCGCGCAGACCAG GTGGAGGATACCTGTCGGGAGCTGGTGCACAAGAGGAGAACTTATTTCGCCGAACAAATTATGTGCAACATTTAGCTGACCCTGACAAAGAATTTGACCCTGAAAGAAAATGGACTTACAGGTTGCCAGAATTTTCATGTGTCTACTCTACCAATGTCTTCATTATACGAGCCTCCGAAGCTGAGGGGTATGCATTCTTGCCACACCCAGTTTCTATGTCATTTCTTGCATTATCTGCATATTGCAGTCCCCCTCTTACATGCAACAAACAAAAGCTCAACCAAGAAGTTGCagataaaacaaagcaaaaaatgcGGTGCATGTTTGCAACAGGATTGCACTATGGACATGACTCCTTGGTGTTGTCAGCACTTGGTTGCGGGGCATTCAGAAACCCACCACGTCACGTTGCCCAGCTATTTAAAGAGGTGTTGACAGAGAAAGAATTTGTCAACAGATACAAGGTCATCTCATTTGCCATTATTGACGATCATAATGCCAAAGGAATAGGAAATTATCAACCATTTTTTGACGTGTTTAGTTTGACATCGTCttga